ggggcttcagctcTGTAAACAGTGCTCCACAGGTAGTCAGGGTGTACAGGGCACTGCTGGTGTTGTAACTGTTATATTCATGATTGACAACCGACTCCATGTGTGAACGTAACTTCCAGCCCTAACACAGAGAAGCATTCCTAGCCATGCTTCTTGTTGTACTCCCATATAACGTCACTCACCTACGGGTACCTGTACGGCTCACAAGCCTATTACATTACAGTAACGAGCTCATTAGTCGCTGGGGTGTTTTCGTCACCTTGGCGACGCTGGTATGCATCTGAAGCGATGATGTCTTTTAACcaaacatctgtcagtcacGTTGTTTTTGGAGTCCATCCGTTCACTCCTTCAGTTATGATGATTTGTTATTTATCCTTTAACTGTAATCAATGAAAAAATCagtgttatatattttatatcagtTATTGATAACGACTGTGGATGAAAGTGAAGAGTGATGTTTGAATCTCTGAGCAGTTTATTCTCTGATGGATTTCACCTCCTCACCCAGCAGGCAGACCGCCGCTGCTAAACTCCTGTCAAGAGCTCGGTTAgttccccctccccctcccactccccctcgcctcccccccaccccccccaccctcccctctcctcccccccaccccccccaccctcgcctcccccccacccccccaaccctctcctccccctcgctgcagcagcctggcCAGAGTTGACTGAAGTCTCATCCAAGGAGCTTACAACtgtaattaaatcattaaattcCTGTCTACGCTCCACAGAGCCGGCCAAATTGACTTCCCACCAACCTCATTTTCTATTTGAACACCAAATAATGATTTTCTGCCAGTCTAATTACAAAGCTCAACATCTGATCAAGCCGGCATCCGGTGGGGGAATTATCATACGGGCCTGGCATTAGACCTCATTACCAACTTGAGTGCAAAATTATTACATGTTGTAATTGGATGTGGATATTTATCAGGACGCCGGCCGCTGCTCTGTGATCACAGACTGAAGAGTttactggaaaacaaacagagctgcagagttcatctgagacgaggaggagaaggaggagcaggaggagcaggaggaggaggagcagcaggaggaggaggaggaggaggaggaggaggaggagaaggaggaggagcaggaggaggaggaggaggaggaggaggagcaggaggagcaggaggaggagcagcaggagcaggaggaggaggaggagcaggaggaggacgaggagcaggaggaggaggagcaggaggaggagcaggaggaggaagagcaggaggaggacgaggagcaggaggaggagcaggagcaggaggaggaggaggaggaggaggaggaggaggagcaggaggaggaagagcaggaggaggaggagcaggaggaggaggaggagcaggaggaggaggaggaggaggaggagcaggaggaggaggagcaggagcaggaggaggaggaggagcaggaggaggaggaggaggaggaggagcaggaggaggaggaggaggaggaggaggaggaggagcaggaggaggaggagcaggagcaggagcaggaggaggaggaggaggaggaggaggagcaggagcaggaggaggaggaggaggaggaggaggaggaggaggagcaggaggaggaggagcaggagcaggagcaggaggaggaggaggaggaggaagaggaggaggaggaggaggaggaggaggaggagcaggagcaggaggaggaggaggaggaggaggaggaggaggaggaggagcaggagcaggaggaggaggagcaggaggaggaggagcaggagcaggagcaggagcaggaggaggaggaggaggaggagcaggagcaggaggaggaggaggaggaggaggaggaggagcaggaggaggaggagcaggagcaggagcaggagcaggaggaggaggaggtcatcAGGTCGACATCAGAGACTCTTCTGTCTGTTGATTTGTATCATATCAAGCTCTTCAGTTGAACTGTGCGCTCCTACATATTTAGAGGAAGTGATGAATCAGATTGAGTTAATCTTATTTTTAGTTAAATCAACATTCTTTATTGAGTATAATTCAGTAATATAATTCAGATGGAGAGAAGCTTCAGATGTTCAGACTGTGACAGCTGAAAGTGGAGCAGATCCTGAGAAGTGAGCTTCAGGAAGGTGATGTGATTTATGACCTTTGGCCTCCTGGTTCTGACCAGTGAACAGCTCAGCCGGGATCATCACACAACCTGTCCACCTGAACTTTTACCAGCAGCCCTGAAGCCTGCGGCAGACTGCGATATGGATCCACCTGCTGAGGAAAACATGCTCTCAGACAGCCGGCCGCTCCTGTTGTCTCCTCTCATTTATTCATGTGCTCTGCGAGCAGCAGTGTGAGGCGGTGGTCCTGTGGATGAGAGGCCGGGGTCATGAAATATTCAGCCAGACAGTAAACACTCCCCGGAcggaccagaggaggaggaggaggaggaggaaaacacagggatgaagagagaaaatggatcCTGTTTTTCCAGgaagtgtaaaagaaaacagagtgaaCAAATtcccttcacaataaaacccACTtgtaaacagaagaaaacagactgAAGGAGGAGCCCAACAGAACAACAGGCACTGATAACATGCTTGTATGTGAGATTTACACCTGATGACCTCACAGAGCACCGGGCAGCATGAGAACACCTGGATGTGTTTGACTCCTTTAGGGACGCTGCCAGCTGAGAGcttctaaaaacacacattcacaatcCACACAGTCAGACATCGACCCGGGAACACAAACATGTCCACAACTGTTGGACTGAAACTGGTGACGGA
This sequence is a window from Acanthopagrus latus isolate v.2019 chromosome 8, fAcaLat1.1, whole genome shotgun sequence. Protein-coding genes within it:
- the LOC119024127 gene encoding LOW QUALITY PROTEIN: basic proline-rich protein-like (The sequence of the model RefSeq protein was modified relative to this genomic sequence to represent the inferred CDS: deleted 2 bases in 1 codon; substituted 2 bases at 2 genomic stop codons) produces the protein PPCPPPPPPPPPSPPPPPPPPAPPAPPAPPASAPPAPPAPPAPPAPPASAPPAPPAPPAPPASAPPAPPAPPASAPPAPPAPPASAPPAPPAPPAPPASAPPAPPAPPASAPPAPPPPPPPPAPPAPPASAPPAPPAPPAPPAPPAPPPPPPPPPPPPKSLMSTXXPPPPPAPAPAPAPPPPAPPPPPPPPPPAPAPPPPPPPAPAPAPAPPPPAPPPPAPAPPPPPPPPPPPPPAPAPPPPPPPPPPLPPPPPPPAPAPAPPPPAPPPPPPPPPPPPAPAPPPPPPPPPAPAPAPPPPAPPPPPPPPPPPAPPPPPPPPAPPPPPAPAPPPPAPPPPPPPPAPPPPPAPPPPALPPPAPPPPPPPPPPPAPAPPPAPRPPPALPPPAPPPAPPPPAPRPPPAPPPPPAPAAPPPAPPAPPPPPPPPPAPPPSPPPPPPPPPPPAAPPPPALHDRQ